In Runella sp. SP2, the genomic window AAGTAGTTTGTGTGTAGAATTCATGTTCAACTCCATTTGATGGAACAATACCAGGGATAGCATACCAACCATAAGAGGTTGCGTTATTTGGGGTGCCATCGGTTATATAGACTAATACAGCACTACTATTCATTATTGCAGTCGTGACATTGGAAGGGAAAACAAATTGTTGAGCTGAGCCTTTTGCTATCGCCCAAGTTTTGGCTGCGTATGAGATTTGAATCACGTTGGCATTGCCAGTTTGCCCCGCTGGGCCTGCGGGGCCGCTAGCACCAGTCGGTCCTGCTGGGCCTGCGGGACCAACAGGACCTTCTGGGCCTTCACAACTGGTAAACAATAAACTGCCGCATACTACAAGTACTGATAAAACGCCTGAAATAATGGATGATTTGTTCATACTAAAATGTGTGACTTTGTCGGAAATTTGATTGGTTGATAAAAGGTTGAAATTTTCAATTTAATACTAGCCGATAGGCAGTTTTGGGATAATTGTGGTTTTATTGTACTGGCACTAATCTCCACATTTGGCCCGAAACATTTTGAGTTTTATCCATAAATGCGTTGCCAGAATATACTGATTTATTATCAGGCTTATTTCCTTCTAAAGAAAAGTTATTGCCATGCAGCATCGTACGCAATCTATAGAGGTGGTCGCCGTTAGTGGCACTCACTAAATCCAATCGCCATAGCTGGCCTGTTACATCTTGAAAGTTATCCATAAAAGACCGACCGTCTTTCTCCCCCCCAGCAGTATTAGCTTCTAAACATTTACCATCGCCCTGATCTTTCGATTGTAAGCGATACCATCCTTTGTTTTTAGCATCCGGAACTAATTTCCACATGGTTCCAGTCGCACCTTTTTGCGAAGACATGAACGATGCGCCACTCATAACATTACTCGCTGAACCATTGCTTTCAAGAGATAGTGCATCGCCCGTGAATGCCGTTCGCAAATAATAATAGCCTTTATAATTAGGACTAAAAGAATGTCCTCTCTCTTGGGCATAGGATGTTAATGTAAGACCAATGAACAGAATCATTCCAAGGGTTTTTAAAGTTTTCATTTTTGAGGGTTCTTAGTAAATTTTGCCTACTCTAAATCAGCATTTTCGGCTTCCTGCTTGGTTGTTATGTAGCAAACCTACTTGCCTCATTAATGCCTGCAAAAT contains:
- a CDS encoding RICIN domain-containing protein, producing MKTLKTLGMILFIGLTLTSYAQERGHSFSPNYKGYYYLRTAFTGDALSLESNGSASNVMSGASFMSSQKGATGTMWKLVPDAKNKGWYRLQSKDQGDGKCLEANTAGGEKDGRSFMDNFQDVTGQLWRLDLVSATNGDHLYRLRTMLHGNNFSLEGNKPDNKSVYSGNAFMDKTQNVSGQMWRLVPVQ
- a CDS encoding collagen-like protein, with the translated sequence MNKSSIISGVLSVLVVCGSLLFTSCEGPEGPVGPAGPAGPTGASGPAGPAGQTGNANVIQISYAAKTWAIAKGSAQQFVFPSNVTTAIMNSSAVLVYITDGTPNNATSYGWYAIPGIVPSNGVEHEFYTQTTFAGNTAGINIYRKVASTATLSASTRIVIIPANDIRNGRKAAVDFADYNAVKEFYDLKD